Below is a window of Mycolicibacterium chitae DNA.
ACCTTATGCAATTAGGCACGCTGTGGTCAAGGTCACCAGCGAGAGAAGACGCGGGTCCGAACGATTGGGGTCGACCTAGAACGTAGGCTACCTCGCTACATGATCGCCTACCCGACCGCCGGGGTCCAGCACACAAGAACCATCAAACTAGGAGTTAACCTATTCTAATAAGATATTTTGTGTTGTAGCCAGGCCACGCACAGTCGGCGTGATCCGCACAGAGATGGACCCCCGTGACCTCTTTCTCGCTACGTCAGCGGCTGATCGGCTCGTGGCAGCTGGTTAGCTACTCAACCCGTACTGCCGACAACCACATCGGTTATCCGCTGGGCACCGACGCCCGGGGTTTGATCCTCTACACCGCGGACGGCCACATGTCAGCCCAGATCATGGCCCGGGACCGACCGGCCTATCGCTCCGCCCGGGTGCATGGCGGCACAGTCGAGGAACGGGACAGCGCTGCGGCCGGATACCTGGCCTACTCCGGGTCCTTCCGAGTAGATGAAGCAGAGTCCGTCGTGTGGCACGAAGTCGCGGTCTCGCTCTACCCGAATTGGGTCGGAGACGTGCAGAAGCGCTATGCCCAACTCGACCAAGACGTGCTGACGTTGTCCTCGGACCCGCTGGTATTCCGGACGACGACGCTGTGGCCCACGCTGGTCTGGCGGAGGGCCGACACCGAGGCCGTCTCGCACCACTATGACTGAGTCGGTGTGTCACCGACGCCAGCGCGGGTCCGCTGGACAGCACACCCTGTCAGCGAACCTTGGGATGACGCTCGGGGATGTCGGCGTAGGTGTCACGCAGTTCGCGCTTGGCGATCTTGCCGCTGGCCAACCTTGGTAGCGGCTCTTCTGTGAACACGACGTAGCGAGGCACCTTGAAGTCGGCGAGACGCTGATTGCACCAATCAACCACGGCGTCGGTCGAGACGGATGCTCCGGCGTTGATCAGCGCGGCGGGCGTCTCGCCGAATTTGGGGTCGCTCACCCCGAAAACGGCGACCTCCGCGACACCAGGCATGTCCTGCAGCACCATCTCGATCTCCATTGGCGCGATGTTGAGTCCGCCCGAGATGATCATGTCCTTCTGCCGTTCGACAAAGGTGAGGTAGCCACGCTCATCGAGGACGCCGATATCACCGGTGTGCAGCCAACCGCCCTTGAGCGCGGCCTCGGTGGCGACTCCGTTGCGCCAGTACCCCGGCATCATCCCCGGACCGCGCAACAGGATCTGGCCCGGGGTCCCCGCCGGCACGTCCACGTCGTTCTCGTCCACCACCCGGATCTTGGTGAAAACGCTTCCCCATCCACATTTTTCCGGGGACTGCAATGCTTCCTCGCGCGGCATGACGGTCGCCGTCCCGCCGATCTCCGTCTGACCATAAAGTTGGCGCAACACGACACCTTTGGCATGCCATGTCTTGAGTAACTCGGCCGGCACCCGAGCACCGCCGACGTGGGCGGTGGCAATGGAACGGAGGTCAGCAGCGGCGAACCCCGGTTCCGCGGCCATCCGTTCCAACAACAGCGGCACCGCGATCAGCGTGGTGACGCGCTTCGTGGCCAGCACCTCCAGTGCGCGGCGAGGATCGAACCCCGGCTGCAACAGAAGAGTTCCGCCGTGGAGCACAATTCGACAAATGCCCCAGATCAGACCGGGAGCACCGAACAGCGGCAACACCATGAGCTGTCGTGGTCCGCCAGGTTCAACCCCCTCGACGAGATGGAAGTCGTGCATCACCCCAGCGATCGTGCCGTGGGTGAATACCACGCCCTTCGGTGCGCTGGTGGTACCACTGGTATAGACGATAGCCGTCGCCTCGTCCAGATCGGGGGCTCTGACCGGGCTGGGCGGATGGCCGCCGCGTCGCAGTTGACGGACTTCGTCGTCCAGGGATCGCACAGCGAAAGTTGGTTGCACTGAGTGTACTTCGTCGAGGCGGTCTTTGGTCGTCTCGTCATAGAACACCACTTTGGGTTCACAGTCACCGACGAGCACCCCCAACTCGCGCGCGACCATACGCTGATTGAACGGGGCCACGATCGCGCCGACCTTGAATGCACCGAGCGCGGCCGCACACCATTCCAGGCTGTTGCTCCCGAGGATCGACACTCGGTCGCCCGCGGTCACCCCGACGCTGATCAGATCCGCGGCTACGCCGTCGGCCCAGGTGTTCAGGTCCCCGTAGGTGAGTTCGTCGCCGTCGAAATCAATTGCGA
It encodes the following:
- a CDS encoding lipocalin-like domain-containing protein encodes the protein MTSFSLRQRLIGSWQLVSYSTRTADNHIGYPLGTDARGLILYTADGHMSAQIMARDRPAYRSARVHGGTVEERDSAAAGYLAYSGSFRVDEAESVVWHEVAVSLYPNWVGDVQKRYAQLDQDVLTLSSDPLVFRTTTLWPTLVWRRADTEAVSHHYD
- a CDS encoding class I adenylate-forming enzyme family protein, yielding MSGTVIDALAWWARTKPDFVAIDFDGDELTYGDLNTWADGVAADLISVGVTAGDRVSILGSNSLEWCAAALGAFKVGAIVAPFNQRMVARELGVLVGDCEPKVVFYDETTKDRLDEVHSVQPTFAVRSLDDEVRQLRRGGHPPSPVRAPDLDEATAIVYTSGTTSAPKGVVFTHGTIAGVMHDFHLVEGVEPGGPRQLMVLPLFGAPGLIWGICRIVLHGGTLLLQPGFDPRRALEVLATKRVTTLIAVPLLLERMAAEPGFAAADLRSIATAHVGGARVPAELLKTWHAKGVVLRQLYGQTEIGGTATVMPREEALQSPEKCGWGSVFTKIRVVDENDVDVPAGTPGQILLRGPGMMPGYWRNGVATEAALKGGWLHTGDIGVLDERGYLTFVERQKDMIISGGLNIAPMEIEMVLQDMPGVAEVAVFGVSDPKFGETPAALINAGASVSTDAVVDWCNQRLADFKVPRYVVFTEEPLPRLASGKIAKRELRDTYADIPERHPKVR